In Monodelphis domestica isolate mMonDom1 chromosome 4, mMonDom1.pri, whole genome shotgun sequence, one DNA window encodes the following:
- the APOE gene encoding apolipoprotein E: protein MKLLWALWALALLTGCQGEEAKVSLEEQDAGPEPWDSEPARAWEAAMGRFRSYLDQLQARAEDLQSEVQSSQIVKDLRGLMTDTMTELNAYKAEMDQELNPAAEETRARLAKELAAAQARLGADMEDVGARLSQYHREFHAVVNHNIDEVRNRVSAYLRKMRKRIGRDYEELQSRLATYQAGAREGVERGLGSLRGLVPLLERAQQQSKRRMASLGAAAGERLQGHLDQVRSQIEEAKAKVEEQTALLEAQLQGFHDRLKAWFEPLASDLQRQWAALVEKVQEAVKPGAQLPETPAGAR, encoded by the exons GCTGCCAGGGGGAGGAGGCCAAGGTCTCTCTGGAGGAGCAGGATGCAGGCCCAGAGCCCTGGGACTCAGAACCAGCCCGGGCCTGGGAGGCAGCCATGGGCCGATTCCGAAGCTACCTGGACCAGCTGCAAGCCCGGGCCGAGGATCTGCAGAGTGAGGTGCAGAGCTCCCAGATCGTGAAGGACCTGAG GGGCCTCATGACGGACACCATGACCGAGCTGAACGCCTACAAGGCCGAGATGGACCAGGAGCTGAACCCCGCGGCCGAGGAGACCCGCGCCCGGCTGGCCAAGGAGCTGGCGGCCGCCCAGGCCCGCCTGGGCGCCGACATGGAGGACGTGGGGGCCCGGCTGTCCCAGTACCACCGCGAGTTCCACGCCGTGGTCAACCACAACATAGACGAGGTCCGGAACCGCGTGTCCGCCTACCTGCGGAAAATGAGGAAGCGGATCGGCCGTGACTACGAGGAGCTGCAGAGCCGCCTGGCCACCTACCAGGCCGGGGCCCGGGAAGGCGTGGAGCGGGGGCTCGGCTCCCTGCGCGGCCTGGTGCCCCTGCTCGAGCGGGCGCAGCAGCAGAGCAAGCGGAGGATGGCCAGCCTGGGCGCCGCGGCCGGGGAGCGGCTGCAGGGCCACCTGGACCAGGTGCGCAGCCAGATCGAGGAGGCCAAGGCCAAGGTGGAGGAGCAGACGGCCCTGCTCGAGGCCCAGCTGCAGGGCTTTCACGACCGCCTCAAGGCCTGGTTCGAGCCCCTGGCCAGCGACCTGCAGCGCCAGTGGGCGGCGCTGGTGGAGAAGGTGCAGGAGGCCGTGAAGCCCGGCGCGCAGCTGCCAGAGACCCCGGCGGGGGCCCGCTGA